The following are encoded together in the Parambassis ranga chromosome 20, fParRan2.1, whole genome shotgun sequence genome:
- the LOC114453047 gene encoding uncharacterized protein LOC114453047 isoform X3: protein MISDHDRREHKWKDVACQWESPEDDRREVGCQSDLAETADAGVQVELWAQQATRGHSGGCVMLWKCVSVGEDKPEGGNLEEHSCKHRTHMGHICLPTMPVCPPLESKVLLHTHSMPSVPQFEPCISSAAGGRHSSPTPLTSPAVSGTPPGLIAPISPPLAEEEENEEEERKLKFDCSDHQQPRRRSTIANKRTSQDSRTRRRRRPNDNTHKTTKLINEVEDKESQREEKLQSCGKTQGGQEEEEEGRKEEKDPGEQMEADMLLKQGRVKTVQKKGVEQVGRPQRTKVGPPIRYLLESEEQSHGLLLANHRENMANLKKKLGKLTKEHQKEERRTEDRLQQLRQVCHQTFTSPAFQQLRLSIRGTAKSCQSHSKKFCYTQSLRRHYCCHRHANREGHPAAVQCSKEVTAQQKEHRNAEKPLLGESFKAPDWSRQIKHVPKIPHWLGKYQSSKRRPDTARRKRRCQENDGGKECNRKSSEEKEAKRVCLEEEGDQRSGDGGDQVEWGKEVKKHPQRLKRKMVGPPIRYLIESEVLSCSPLTNQDIHIQSLKSNSETVDGASEMIDRLPATKRQTGHMITEEEEELPQRPRRKMVGPPIRYLVESEEPSHGPLTPNRPNDKPNVRQSNSKTVGGASEMIDRLQATKRQTGHINTEEGGEKVTQEEGGEELPQRPRRKMVGPPIGYLLESEDPSHGPLTPNRTNHDGVRKPGIIQRDTDAVDEASEMIDRLQATKRQTGHMITEDEAEKVTQEVVVKELSQRPRRKMVGPPIRYLLESEEPSHGPLTPNRPNDKPNVRQSNSKTVGGASEMIDRLQAAGRQTGHMITEEGGEKVIQEEGGEELPQRKMVGPPIRYLLESEEPSHGPLTPNTTNHDGVHKHKPSIIQSDTDAVGGTSEMIDRLQAAGRQTGHMITEEGGEKVTQEEGGEELPQRKMVGPPIRYLLESEDPSHGPLTPNTTNHDGVYKHKPSIIQRDTDAVGGTSEMIDRLQAAGRQTGHMITEEGEELPQRPRRKMVGPPIRYLLESEDPSHGPLTPNTTNHDGVHNHKPSIIQSDTDAVGGTSEMIDRLQAAGRQTGHMITEEGEELPQRPRRKMVGPPIRYLLESEEPSHGPLTLNRTNHDGVHNHKPSIIQSDTDADAVGGHRRIYLVYRDQRCGQVTIISPCCVRLQRLV from the exons ATGATTTCTGACCATGACAGGAGGGAGCACAAGTGGAAGGATGTGGCCTGCCAGTGGGAGAGTCCAGAGGATGACCGGAGAGAGGTGGGGTGTCAGAGTGACTTAGCAGAGACGGCAGATGCTGGCgtccaggtggagctgtgggcTCAGCAGGCGACCCGGGGACACTCAG gtGGTTGTGTCATGCTGTGgaagtgtgtttctgttggaGAAGATAAACCAGAAGGAGGCAACCTAGAGGAACACTCCTGCAAACACAGGACACACATGGGACACATCTGTCTACCCACAATGCCTGTGTGTCCTCCGTTGGAGTCCAAAGTGCTCCTACACACTCACTCCATGCCCAGCGTGCCTCAGTTTGAGCCTTGCATAtcctctgctgcaggagggAGACACAGCTCTCCCACCCCCCTGACATCTCCAGCTGTGTCGGGCACTCCTCCTGGACTTATCGCTCCGATTAGCCCCCCcctggctgaggaggaggagaatgaggaggaggaacgAAAGTTAAAAT ttgACTGCAGTGATCATCAGCAGCCAAGGAGGAGGTCAACGATAGCCAACAAACGGACCAGTCAAGACAGcaggacaaggaggaggaggagacccaATGACAATACCCACAAGACAACAAAGCTGATAAACGAGGTTGAAGACAAGGAGTCACAGCGAGAAGAAAAACTGCAGAGCTGTGGCAAaacacaaggagggcaagaggaggaggaagaaggtaggaaggaggagaaggacccAGGAGAACAGATGGAGGCTGACATGCTGCTAAAGCAGGGAAGAGTTAAAACTGTGCAGAAGAAGGGGGTGGAGCAGGTGGGGAGGCCTCAGCGGACAAAGGTTGGCCCACCAATCAGATATCTGCTTGAGTCTGAAGAGCAGTCACATGGCCTGCTATTAGCCAATCACAGAGAGAACATGGCCAACCTAAAAAAGAAGCTGGGAAAGTTGACAAAAGAGCATCAGAAAGAGGAGcgaaggacagaggacagactgcagcagctccGTCAG GTGTGTCATCAGACCTTCACCAGCCCAGCCTTTCAGCAGCTGCGCTTGTCCATCCGCGGAACagcaaagagctgtcaaagccACAGCAAAAAGTTCTGCTACACCCAAAGTCTGCGTCGGCATTATTGCTGCCATCGCCACGCCAACAGAGAAGGTCACCCTGCAGCAGTGCAATGCAGTAAGGAGGTCACTGCCCAGCAAAAGGAACACAGGAATGCAGAGAAGCCCCTCTTAGGAGAATCTTTCAAAGCTCCTGATTGGTCAAGACAAATTAAGCATGTGCCTAAAATTCCCCATTGGTTGGGCAAATACCAGTCTTCAAAGAGAAGGCCGGACAcagcaaggaggaagaggagatgcCAGGAAAATGATGGAGGGAAGGAGTGCAACAGAAAAAGCAGCGAAGAAAAGGAAGCGAAACGAGTCTGTCTCGAGGAGGAGGGAGATCAGAGAAGTGGAGATGGTGGAGACCAAGTGGAGTGGGGGAAAGAGGTGAAGAAGCATCCTCAGAGGCTGAAGAGGAAGATGGTCGGCCCACCAATCAGATACCTTATAGAATCAGAGGTGCTGTCATGTAGTCCACTGACCAATCAGGACATCCACATACAAAGTTTAAAAAGTAACAGTGAGACTGTAGACGGGGCTTCAGAGATGATTGACAGGCTTCCAGctacaaagagacagacaggtcacatgatcacagaggaagaggaagagctgcCTCAGAGGCCGAGGAGGAAGATGGTCGGCCCACCAATCAGATACCTAGTAGAGTCAGAGGAGCCGTCACATGGTCCACTGACACCCAACAGACCCAATGACAAACCAAATGTTAGACAGAGTAACAGTAAGACTGTAGGTGGGGCTTCAGAGATGATTGACAGGCTTCAGGCTACAAAGAGACAGACGggtcacataaacacagaggaaggaggagagaaggtgacacaggaggaaggaggagaagagctgCCTCAGAGGCCGAGGAGGAAGATGGTCGGCCCACCAATCGGATACCTTTTAGAGTCAGAGGACCCATCACATGGTCCACTGACACCCAACAGAACCAATCACGATGGAGTACGCAAACCAGGTATTATACAGCGTGACACTGATGCTGTAGATGAGGCTTCAGAGATGATTGACAGGCTGCAGGctacaaagagacagacaggtcacatgatcacagaggACGAAGCAGAGAAGGTGACACAGGAGGTGGTGGTAAAAGAGCTGTCTCAGAGGCCGAGGAGGAAAATGGTCGGCCCACCAATCAGATACCTTTTAGAGTCAGAGGAACCATCACATGGTCCACTGACACCCAACAGACCCAATGACAAACCAAATGTTAGACAGAGTAACAGTAAGACTGTAGGTGGGGCTTCAGAGATGATTGACAGGCTTCAGgctgcagggagacagacaggtcacatgatcacagaggaaggaggagagaaggtgatacaggaggaaggaggagaagagctgCCTCAGAGGAAGATGGTCGGCCCACCAATCAGATACCTATTAGAGTCAGAGGAGCCGTCACATGGACCACTGACACCCAACACGACCAATCACGATGgagtacacaaacacaaaccaagtATTATACAGAGTGACACTGATGCTGTAGGTGGGACTTCAGAGATGATTGACAGGCTGCAG gctgcagggagacagacaggtcacatgatcacagaggaaggaggagagaaggtgacacaggaggaaggaggagaagagctgCCTCAGAGGAAGATGGTCGGCCCACCAATCAGATACCTTTTAGAGTCAGAGGACCCATCACATGGTCCACTGACACCCAACACGACCAATCACGATGGAGtatacaaacacaaaccaaGTATTATACAGCGTGACACTGATGCTGTAGGTGGGACTTCAGAGATGATtgacaggctgcaggctgcagggagacagacaggtcacatgatcacagaggaaggagaggagctgCCTCAGAGGCCGAGGAGGAAGATGGTCGGCCCACCAATCAGATACCTTTTAGAGTCAGAGGACCCATCACATGGTCCACTGACACCCAACACGACCAATCACGATGGAGTACACAACCACAAACCAAGTATTATACAGAGTGACACTGATGCTGTAGGTGGGACTTCAGAGATGATtgacaggctgcaggctgcagggagacagacaggtcacatgatcacagaggaaggagaggagctgCCTCAGAGGCCGAGGAGGAAGATGGTCGGCCCACCAATCAGATACCTTTTAGAGTCAGAGGAACCATCACATGGTCCACTGACACTGAACAGGACCAATCACGATGGAGTACACAACCACAAACCAAGTATTATACAGAGTGACACTGACGCTGACGCTGTGGGTGGTCACAGACGGATCTACCTGGTCTACAGAGACCAACGGTGTGGTCAGGTGACCATCATCTCACCTTGCTGTGTCAGACTGCAGCGCCTTGTGTAA
- the LOC114453047 gene encoding uncharacterized protein LOC114453047 isoform X2 produces MISDHDRREHKWKDVACQWESPEDDRREVGCQSDLAETADAGVQVELWAQQATRGHSGGCVMLWKCVSVGEDKPEGGNLEEHSCKHRTHMGHICLPTMPVCPPLESKVLLHTHSMPSVPQFEPCISSAAGGRHSSPTPLTSPAVSGTPPGLIAPISPPLAEEEENEEEERKLKFDCSDHQQPRRRSTIANKRTSQDSRTRRRRRPNDNTHKTTKLINEVEDKESQREEKLQSCGKTQGGQEEEEEGRKEEKDPGEQMEADMLLKQGRVKTVQKKGVEQVGRPQRTKVGPPIRYLLESEEQSHGLLLANHRENMANLKKKLGKLTKEHQKEERRTEDRLQQLRQVCHQTFTSPAFQQLRLSIRGTAKSCQSHSKKFCYTQSLRRHYCCHRHANREGHPAAVQCSKEVTAQQKEHRNAEKPLLGESFKAPDWSRQIKHVPKIPHWLGKYQSSKRRPDTARRKRRCQENDGGKECNRKSSEEKEAKRVCLEEEGDQRSGDGGDQVEWGKEVKKHPQRLKRKMVGPPIRYLIESEVLSCSPLTNQDIHIQSLKSNSETVDGASEMIDRLPATKRQTGHMITEEEEELPQRPRRKMVGPPIRYLVESEEPSHGPLTPNRPNDKPNVRQSNSKTVGGASEMIDRLQATKRQTGHINTEEGGEKVTQEEGGEELPQRPRRKMVGPPIGYLLESEDPSHGPLTPNRTNHDGVRKPGIIQRDTDAVDEASEMIDRLQATKRQTGHMITEDEAEKVTQEVVVKELSQRPRRKMVGPPIRYLLESEEPSHGPLTPNRPNDKPNVRQSNSKTVGGASEMIDRLQAAGRQTGHMITEEGGEKVIQEEGGEELPQRKMVGPPIRYLLESEEPSHGPLTPNTTNHDGVHKHKPSIIQSDTDAVGGTSEMIDRLQATKRQTGHMITEEEEELPQRPRRKMVGPPIRYLLESEEPSHGPLTLNRTNHKPNVRQSNSKTLGGASEMIDRLQAAGRQTGHMITEEGGEKVIQEEGGEELPQRKMVGPPIRYLLESEDPSHGPLTPNTSNHDGVYKHKPSIIQRDTDAVGGTSEMIDRLQATKRQTGHMITEEEEELPQRPRRKMVGPPIRYLLESEEPSHGPLTLNRTNHKPNVRQSNSKTLGGASEMIDRLQATKRQTGHINTEEGGEKVTQEEGGEELPQRPRRKMVGPPIGYLLESEDPSHGPLTPNRTNHDGVHKPGIIQRDTDAVDEASEMIDRLQATKRQTGHMITEDEAEKVTQEVVVKELSQRPRRKMVGPPIRYLLESEDPSHGPLTPNTTNHDGVHNHKPSIIQSDTDAVGGTSEMIDRLQAAGRQTGHMITEEGEELPQRPRRKMVGPPIRYLLESEEPSHGPLTLNRTNHDGVHNHKPSIIQSDTDADAVGGHRRIYLVYRDQRCGQVTIISPCCVRLQRLV; encoded by the exons ATGATTTCTGACCATGACAGGAGGGAGCACAAGTGGAAGGATGTGGCCTGCCAGTGGGAGAGTCCAGAGGATGACCGGAGAGAGGTGGGGTGTCAGAGTGACTTAGCAGAGACGGCAGATGCTGGCgtccaggtggagctgtgggcTCAGCAGGCGACCCGGGGACACTCAG gtGGTTGTGTCATGCTGTGgaagtgtgtttctgttggaGAAGATAAACCAGAAGGAGGCAACCTAGAGGAACACTCCTGCAAACACAGGACACACATGGGACACATCTGTCTACCCACAATGCCTGTGTGTCCTCCGTTGGAGTCCAAAGTGCTCCTACACACTCACTCCATGCCCAGCGTGCCTCAGTTTGAGCCTTGCATAtcctctgctgcaggagggAGACACAGCTCTCCCACCCCCCTGACATCTCCAGCTGTGTCGGGCACTCCTCCTGGACTTATCGCTCCGATTAGCCCCCCcctggctgaggaggaggagaatgaggaggaggaacgAAAGTTAAAAT ttgACTGCAGTGATCATCAGCAGCCAAGGAGGAGGTCAACGATAGCCAACAAACGGACCAGTCAAGACAGcaggacaaggaggaggaggagacccaATGACAATACCCACAAGACAACAAAGCTGATAAACGAGGTTGAAGACAAGGAGTCACAGCGAGAAGAAAAACTGCAGAGCTGTGGCAAaacacaaggagggcaagaggaggaggaagaaggtaggaaggaggagaaggacccAGGAGAACAGATGGAGGCTGACATGCTGCTAAAGCAGGGAAGAGTTAAAACTGTGCAGAAGAAGGGGGTGGAGCAGGTGGGGAGGCCTCAGCGGACAAAGGTTGGCCCACCAATCAGATATCTGCTTGAGTCTGAAGAGCAGTCACATGGCCTGCTATTAGCCAATCACAGAGAGAACATGGCCAACCTAAAAAAGAAGCTGGGAAAGTTGACAAAAGAGCATCAGAAAGAGGAGcgaaggacagaggacagactgcagcagctccGTCAG GTGTGTCATCAGACCTTCACCAGCCCAGCCTTTCAGCAGCTGCGCTTGTCCATCCGCGGAACagcaaagagctgtcaaagccACAGCAAAAAGTTCTGCTACACCCAAAGTCTGCGTCGGCATTATTGCTGCCATCGCCACGCCAACAGAGAAGGTCACCCTGCAGCAGTGCAATGCAGTAAGGAGGTCACTGCCCAGCAAAAGGAACACAGGAATGCAGAGAAGCCCCTCTTAGGAGAATCTTTCAAAGCTCCTGATTGGTCAAGACAAATTAAGCATGTGCCTAAAATTCCCCATTGGTTGGGCAAATACCAGTCTTCAAAGAGAAGGCCGGACAcagcaaggaggaagaggagatgcCAGGAAAATGATGGAGGGAAGGAGTGCAACAGAAAAAGCAGCGAAGAAAAGGAAGCGAAACGAGTCTGTCTCGAGGAGGAGGGAGATCAGAGAAGTGGAGATGGTGGAGACCAAGTGGAGTGGGGGAAAGAGGTGAAGAAGCATCCTCAGAGGCTGAAGAGGAAGATGGTCGGCCCACCAATCAGATACCTTATAGAATCAGAGGTGCTGTCATGTAGTCCACTGACCAATCAGGACATCCACATACAAAGTTTAAAAAGTAACAGTGAGACTGTAGACGGGGCTTCAGAGATGATTGACAGGCTTCCAGctacaaagagacagacaggtcacatgatcacagaggaagaggaagagctgcCTCAGAGGCCGAGGAGGAAGATGGTCGGCCCACCAATCAGATACCTAGTAGAGTCAGAGGAGCCGTCACATGGTCCACTGACACCCAACAGACCCAATGACAAACCAAATGTTAGACAGAGTAACAGTAAGACTGTAGGTGGGGCTTCAGAGATGATTGACAGGCTTCAGGCTACAAAGAGACAGACGggtcacataaacacagaggaaggaggagagaaggtgacacaggaggaaggaggagaagagctgCCTCAGAGGCCGAGGAGGAAGATGGTCGGCCCACCAATCGGATACCTTTTAGAGTCAGAGGACCCATCACATGGTCCACTGACACCCAACAGAACCAATCACGATGGAGTACGCAAACCAGGTATTATACAGCGTGACACTGATGCTGTAGATGAGGCTTCAGAGATGATTGACAGGCTGCAGGctacaaagagacagacaggtcacatgatcacagaggACGAAGCAGAGAAGGTGACACAGGAGGTGGTGGTAAAAGAGCTGTCTCAGAGGCCGAGGAGGAAAATGGTCGGCCCACCAATCAGATACCTTTTAGAGTCAGAGGAACCATCACATGGTCCACTGACACCCAACAGACCCAATGACAAACCAAATGTTAGACAGAGTAACAGTAAGACTGTAGGTGGGGCTTCAGAGATGATTGACAGGCTTCAGgctgcagggagacagacaggtcacatgatcacagaggaaggaggagagaaggtgatacaggaggaaggaggagaagagctgCCTCAGAGGAAGATGGTCGGCCCACCAATCAGATACCTATTAGAGTCAGAGGAGCCGTCACATGGACCACTGACACCCAACACGACCAATCACGATGgagtacacaaacacaaaccaagtATTATACAGAGTGACACTGATGCTGTAGGTGGGACTTCAGAGATGATTGACAGGCTGCAGGctacaaagagacagacaggtcacatgatcacagaagaagaggaagagctgcCTCAGAGGCCGAGGAGGAAGATGGTCGGCCCACCAATCAGATACCTTTTAGAGTCAGAGGAGCCGTCACATGGTCCACTGACACTGAACAGGACCAATCACAAACCAAATGTTAGACAGAGTAACAGTAAGACTTTAGGTGGGGCTTCAGAGATGATTGACAGGCTTCAGgctgcagggagacagacaggtcacatgatcacagaggaaggaggagagaaggtgatacaggaggaaggaggagaagagctgCCTCAGAGGAAGATGGTCGGCCCACCAATCAGATACCTTTTAGAGTCAGAGGACCCATCACATGGTCCACTGACACCCAACACGTCCAATCACGATGGAGtatacaaacacaaaccaaGTATTATACAGCGTGACACTGATGCTGTAGGTGGGACTTCAGAGATGATTGACAGGCTGCAGGctacaaagagacagacaggtcacatgatcacagaagaagaggaagagctgcCTCAGAGGCCGAGGAGGAAGATGGTCGGCCCACCAATCAGATACCTTTTAGAGTCAGAGGAGCCGTCACATGGTCCACTGACACTGAACAGGACCAATCACAAACCAAATGTTAGACAGAGTAACAGTAAGACTTTAGGTGGGGCTTCAGAGATGATTGACAGGCTTCAGGCTACAAAGAGACAGACGggtcacataaacacagaggaaggaggagagaaggtgacacaggaggaaggaggagaagagctgCCTCAGAGGCCGAGGAGGAAGATGGTCGGCCCACCAATCGGATACCTTTTAGAGTCAGAGGACCCATCACATGGTCCACTGACACCCAACAGAACCAATCACGATGGAGTACACAAACCAGGTATTATACAGCGTGACACTGATGCTGTAGATGAGGCTTCAGAGATGATTGACAGGCTGCAGGctacaaagagacagacaggtcacatgatcacagaggACGAAGCAGAGAAGGTGACACAGGAGGTGGTGGTAAAAGAGCTGTCTCAGAG GCCGAGGAGGAAGATGGTCGGCCCACCAATCAGATACCTTTTAGAGTCAGAGGACCCATCACATGGTCCACTGACACCCAACACGACCAATCACGATGGAGTACACAACCACAAACCAAGTATTATACAGAGTGACACTGATGCTGTAGGTGGGACTTCAGAGATGATtgacaggctgcaggctgcagggagacagacaggtcacatgatcacagaggaaggagaggagctgCCTCAGAGGCCGAGGAGGAAGATGGTCGGCCCACCAATCAGATACCTTTTAGAGTCAGAGGAACCATCACATGGTCCACTGACACTGAACAGGACCAATCACGATGGAGTACACAACCACAAACCAAGTATTATACAGAGTGACACTGACGCTGACGCTGTGGGTGGTCACAGACGGATCTACCTGGTCTACAGAGACCAACGGTGTGGTCAGGTGACCATCATCTCACCTTGCTGTGTCAGACTGCAGCGCCTTGTGTAA